One Streptococcus sp. VT 162 genomic window, ACCGATAGCAACCACCAGAATATCTGCTTTAGCAGCAACCTTAGCAAGATGATGGGTGCGTGAGTGAGTCAAGGTCACAGTCGCATTCTTGGCTAAAAGAAGCTGAGCCATCGGTTTTCCAACAATATTTGAACGACCGATGACAACCGCATTTTTACCTTCTAGCTCAATCCCATATTCATGAAACATTTCCATAATTCCTGCAGGTGTCGAAGGAATCATAACTGGATGACCAGACCAGAGGCGACCCATGTTTAGGGGATGGAAACCATCCACATCTTTTTCGGGGTCAATAGCTAATAAAACTGCCTCTTCGTCAATATGTTTTGGCAAAGGTAATTGAACCAAAATCCCATGCCAAGCTGGATCTTGATTGTATTTGGCAATCAAGTCTAACAATTCCGCTTGGGTAATGGTCTCTGGAACTCGCACGACTTCACTACGGAAGCCAGCAGCGAGAGCTGACCGTTCCTTGTTGCGAACGTAGACTTGGCTGGCAGGATTGTCTCCCACCAAAATCACTACCAATCCTGGAACTAGACCTGTTTCTTCTTTTAGTTTGGCCGTCTTTTCAGCCAACTGGCCTTGTAACTTAGCTGCAAGAGCCTTCCCATCGATAATCTGAGCCATATCTCTTCTCTTTTCTATCAAATATCCTCTATTATATCAAAAAATAACTTGCCATTCTAACACTTCTTGACTAATGGACCTTATAGTCTGAAACTATAAGAAAAAGCCCTTATCGAGCTTTTATGCCTATTTATACTGGGTAAATTTGTCATGCTTTCTTTTTAACTTTTGGAGCCGGTAAGACTTCATACATCTCCTTGATTAGTCTCGCTAGAAATGACTTATCTTCAAGTTCTTCTAGTAAAATCATCTCCTTAGCTCCTTCATAAGGACGTTCAAACCTAGTCTGTCCCAGTTGATCCAAGACCACCTTCACAGGCTTCAGTAACAAACGATTATCATAGATTCCTCCAATAATCTTCCCACGATAATAAAGGATATACTCTCCCATCATTGGACGATAACTCATCTCCTCTAGCTCTGATAGCTGTTCGAGAATAAAATCTAAATATTCTTTACTGGAAGCCATGATGCCTACTCCATTTCTTCTAAAAGTAAGGTCTTACAAAACCTTACTCAAAAATTCCTTGGTCCGTTGTTCTTTTGTTTGATCGAAAATCTCTTCTGGTGTTCCATCTTCGACAACAACCCCATCTGCCATAAAGATGACACGGTCTGCTACCTCACGCGCAAAGCCCATTTCATGAGTCACAATCACCATAGTCATCCCTGATTTAGCAAGGTCTTGCATAACAGCTAGAACCTCACCAACCATCTCAGGGTCTAGGGCTGAAGTCGGCTCATCAAAGAGCAAAACATCCGGTTCCATAGCAAGTCCACGTGCAATGGCAATCCGTTGTTGCTGACCACCTGATAAACTCTGTGGATAGGCCGTTGCCTTATCTGGCAAGCCAACTTTTTCTAACAGTTCCTGTGCTCTTTTCTCCGCAACTTCCTTGCTTTCACCTTTGGTTTTAATTGGTGACAAAGTGATATTTTCCATCACTGTCATATTGGGAAAGAGGTTGAATTGTTGGAATACCATACCCATCTTTTCACGCATAGCAAAAAGGTCATTTTTCTTATCTGTGATATCAACTCCTTCAAAGATAACCTTACCTTTACTTGCTTCTTCAAGGAGATTCATCGAACGAAGGAGAGTTGATTTCCCGCTACCTGACGGACCGATAATGACCACAACTTCTCCTCGTTTAATCTCAAGGTTGATGCCTTTTAAAACTTCATTTTTCCCAAAAGACTTATGTAGTTCTTCAATTTTAATCAAGGTTTCTGTCATTATTTCTTGTCTCCTTGTCCAATATGTTTTTCAAATGCTTTCAACGCCACTGTCAAAACAGAGGTCATAATCAAATAGTAAAAGGCTGCAAATAAAAGAGGAGTCAACGGTAAATAAGTTGTTGTTGCTACTGTCGTTGCACCATTCCACAACTCCATCACCCCAATCGCAGACAAGAGGGAACTATCCTTGATAATGGTGATAAATTCATTTCCTAGAGCTGGAAGAATATTTTTGATAGCTTGTGGCAAAATGACATAACGCATGGCATTTTTCGGACGAATACCTAAAGAATATGCGGCCTCTAACTGCCCTTTAGGAACCGCATTGATCCCCGCACGAACAGTTTCTGAAACGTAAGCTCCACTGTTCATAGAAATAATCAGAATGCCAGGAATCAAACGAGAAAGATCAACTCCCAAAATTCCCACTTGAATAGTCGGAGCATTGATATGCATAAGAGCAAAGGCAATCATTATTTGAACCATCATTGGAGTACCACGGAAGATCCAAACATACACATTTGCAAACCAAACGAGCGGTTTAAAGCGTGAACGTTGGGCAAAGGCCAGTAACACACCTATAATGGTCCCTAAGCAGACAACAAGGATGGAAATCAATACGGTAATCAGAGCACCATAGTTAAAATATGGTAAATACTTTGGTAAAAAAGAAAAATTCATATTCAATCAACTTTCTATGTATTAGATTGTATGATTATAACATGAATTGAATTAAAATGCAATCCTTTTTCCCTAATTTTAACAATTAACTTGATAGAATAGAGAAATAGAGAGAAATCACAGTTTTTTTCTAGTCAACTACCTCTTGTTTATGGTAAAATAGAAACGATAAGAAATGGAGGAGAATCAAAATGGAATCACATTTGGTTAGAATCATTAACCGCCTAGAAGCAATGACAAAAGATGGTGGAAATCTAAAACGTAATTTTGAACGTGAAGGTGTTGTTGTCGCAGAGGTTGCATACAGCCACGACGAAGAAAACGGATCACTCTTCACCCTTCGCGATGTAGAAGCTCGTGAAACTTATACCTTTGATAGCATTGATTTGATTGCAATGGAGATCTACGAACTCCTTTACTAATATAAAAACAACGGGCAGTAAGGCCCGATGAATGAGAATCCTTTTTGTCACCGCAAATGGGATTTTTTCTTACCTTCAATGTCGCTTGATTCTCCATAAATTCTTCTTTTAAAAACGACCATTTCCCAATCTTTTTACTTGCTTTACACCTTAATCATGCTATAATGAGAGTATAAAACTTTGACTATTCTTGACCTTTTTCTTAGACCAAGAATAAGAATGAAATGAGGTAGATGTATGCTCTGTCAAAACTGTAAAATTAACGACTCAACAATTCATCTGTATACCAATATCAATGGACAGCAAAAGCAAATTGATCTTTGTCAAAATTGCTATAAAATTATCAAAACAGATCCAAATAATACCCTCTTTAAAGGAATGACTGACTTAAATAATCATGACTTTGATCCTTTCGGCGACTTTTTCAATGATTTGAACAATTTCAAACCTTCTTCTAATAACGTCCCTCCAACTCAATCTGGTGGGGCATACGGAGGAAACGGTGGTTATGGACCTCAAAACCGAGGCCCGCTTCAAACACCTCCTAGCCAAGAAAAAGGACTCCTAGAGGAATATGGTATCAATATTACTGAGATTGCTCGTCGGGGAGATATTGACCCCGTTATAGGTCGAGATGAGGAGATTATCCGCGTTATCGAAATCCTCAACCGTCGAACCAAGAACAACCCTGTCCTTATCGGAGAACCAGGTGTTGGTAAAACAGCCGTTGTTGAAGGTCTAGCTCAGAAGATTGTCGATGGCGATGTTCCCCATAAACTTCAAGGCAAGCAGGTCATCCGTCTGGATGTGGTCAGTCTAGTCCAAGGAACAGGGATTCGAGGCCAATTTGAAGAACGTATGCAAAAGCTCATGGAAGAAATTCGCAAACGTGAGGACATC contains:
- a CDS encoding 5,10-methylene-tetrahydrofolate cyclohydrolase (catalyzes the formation of 5,10-methenyltetrahydrofolate from 5,10-methylenetetrahydrofolate and subsequent formation of 10-formyltetrahydrofolate from 5,10-methenyltetrahydrofolate), whose amino-acid sequence is MAQIIDGKALAAKLQGQLAEKTAKLKEETGLVPGLVVILVGDNPASQVYVRNKERSALAAGFRSEVVRVPETITQAELLDLIAKYNQDPAWHGILVQLPLPKHIDEEAVLLAIDPEKDVDGFHPLNMGRLWSGHPVMIPSTPAGIMEMFHEYGIELEGKNAVVIGRSNIVGKPMAQLLLAKNATVTLTHSRTHHLAKVAAKADILVVAIGRAKFVTADFVKPGAVVIDVGMNRDENGKLCGDVDYDAVAPLASHITPVPGGVGPMTITMLMEQTYQAALRTLNKD
- a CDS encoding transcriptional regulator, producing the protein MASSKEYLDFILEQLSELEEMSYRPMMGEYILYYRGKIIGGIYDNRLLLKPVKVVLDQLGQTRFERPYEGAKEMILLEELEDKSFLARLIKEMYEVLPAPKVKKKA
- the glnQ gene encoding glutamine ABC transporter ATP-binding protein (similar to ATP-binding component of ABC transporters) yields the protein MTETLIKIEELHKSFGKNEVLKGINLEIKRGEVVVIIGPSGSGKSTLLRSMNLLEEASKGKVIFEGVDITDKKNDLFAMREKMGMVFQQFNLFPNMTVMENITLSPIKTKGESKEVAEKRAQELLEKVGLPDKATAYPQSLSGGQQQRIAIARGLAMEPDVLLFDEPTSALDPEMVGEVLAVMQDLAKSGMTMVIVTHEMGFAREVADRVIFMADGVVVEDGTPEEIFDQTKEQRTKEFLSKVL
- a CDS encoding glutamine ABC transporter permease; this encodes MNFSFLPKYLPYFNYGALITVLISILVVCLGTIIGVLLAFAQRSRFKPLVWFANVYVWIFRGTPMMVQIMIAFALMHINAPTIQVGILGVDLSRLIPGILIISMNSGAYVSETVRAGINAVPKGQLEAAYSLGIRPKNAMRYVILPQAIKNILPALGNEFITIIKDSSLLSAIGVMELWNGATTVATTTYLPLTPLLFAAFYYLIMTSVLTVALKAFEKHIGQGDKK